TTACTTTTTCAAGAGTCAGGTGGGCTATCGTCGCTGGTTATCAATTCTGGTTGGCTTTGTTGGTGTGGTTCTGATTTGTCAGCCGGAAACTGGGCAGTTCAATTTTTACTATTTGATTCCAATTTGTGTCGCACTAAGTTATGCATTTACTATAATCATTATAAAGAAGACCTCTGATAAAGATACGCTCAATCAGCAGATGCTATTGGTCTTTTTGATTATGGGCCTACTCAGTGGCATTACGGGATTGCTGTTTGGAGATGGCAGATTTGATAGCGCTGCGAATTCTGAAATCGCATTTATCACTCGTAGCTGGCAATTTGTTGATATCAAGAGCATTTCCATTTTGGCCACGATTTCTGTGATCGGATCTGTTGGATTACTGATATTGATGGGTGCTTATCGGGTTGCTGATCCAGCTGTGATTAGTCCATACGAATATATCCTTGTAATCTGGATGATCCTATTGGGTTACCTAGTCTGGGGAGATGTGCCATCGTTCAATATGGCTATTGGAATAGTGCTGATCGTCGGTTCGGGCATCTATATATTTTATAGAGAGCGGATTAGAGGTGAGTCTGTCGCCAGTGAAGCAAGTTTGAGGTAGTTCAAAA
This is a stretch of genomic DNA from Gammaproteobacteria bacterium. It encodes these proteins:
- a CDS encoding DMT family transporter; its protein translation is MLESNRKGIILVIIGMTIFSVHDVLIKLLSDELSLFQIQFFRSMIGIALIIAYQKIIHEPVRLTTAYPLLTVCRGLMFFFGYSAFFFAQSKMPIATATVLFMISPIFITVTSIYFFKSQVGYRRWLSILVGFVGVVLICQPETGQFNFYYLIPICVALSYAFTIIIIKKTSDKDTLNQQMLLVFLIMGLLSGITGLLFGDGRFDSAANSEIAFITRSWQFVDIKSISILATISVIGSVGLLILMGAYRVADPAVISPYEYILVIWMILLGYLVWGDVPSFNMAIGIVLIVGSGIYIFYRERIRGESVASEASLR